One genomic region from Tripterygium wilfordii isolate XIE 37 chromosome 20, ASM1340144v1, whole genome shotgun sequence encodes:
- the LOC119986459 gene encoding SPX domain-containing membrane protein At4g22990-like, whose product MVAFGKKLKERQIQEWQGYYINYKLMKKKVRQYAQQIEVGALDRRHVLKDFSRMLDNQIEKIVLFLLEQQGLLASRLVKLGEQQDALQQQQEISKISELREAYRAVGRDLLKLLFFVEINAIGLRKILKKFDKRFGYRFTDYYVKTRANHPYSQLQQVFKHVGLGAVVGAISRNLHELQDRQGSYLSIYDQPALPLQDSVVESLKAAADRLTHSTNFLNFLAQHALIMQEELPTPVEEPIADRGYHFMSLLLNLANTFLYMVNTYIIVPTADDYSMSLGAAATVCGIVIGAMAVAQVFSSVYFSAWSNRSYFRPLVFSSIVLFVGNAMYALAYDLNSITVLLVGRLLCGFGSARAVNRRYISDCVPLKIRMQASAGFVSASALGMACGPALAGLLQTNFKIYKFTFNQDTLPGWVMAFAWLIYLVWCWISFREPLHEVEEMHTAQESSTETVQNNALEEGLKQPLLLNSEDNHKDENDDQEFDGSDEAAEDSRLAATSIRSAYRLLTPSVKVQLLIYFMLKYAMEILLSESSVITTYYFQWSTSTVSVFLACLGLTVLPVNIVVGSYISNMFEDRQILLASEIMVFVGILLSFHIIIPYSVPQYVCSGLIMFVSAEVLEGVNLSLLSRVMSSRLSRGTYNGGLLSTEAGTIARVIADATITVAGYLGQSRLLNITLLPSLLICMASIVATCYTYNSLY is encoded by the exons ATGGTTGCCTTCGGGAAGAAGTTGAAGGAGAGACAAATCCAAGAATGGCAAGG ATATTATATTAACTATAAATTAATGAAGAAGAAAGTAAGACAATATGCTCAACAAATTGAAGTTGGAGCTCTAGATCGCCGTCATGTTCTCAAGGATTTTTCTAGAATGCTTGATAATCAG ATTGAGAAGATTGTCCTTTTTCTATTGGAACAACAAGGACTACTGGCAAGCAGACTAGTGAAGCTTGGAGAACAGCAAGATGCTCTTCAGCAGCAGCAGGAAATTTCCAAAATATCAGAGCTACGGGAAGCTTATAGAGCAGTTGGCAGAGATCTTTTAAAGCTTCTCTTTTTTGTTGAAATTAATGCTATTGGCTTGCGCAAGATACTGAAGAAATTTGATAAACGTTTCGGCTATAGGTTCACTGATTATTATGTCAAAACTCGTGCTAATCATCCTTACTCTCAGCTGCAGCAGGTGTTCAAGCATGTG GGACTTGGGGCTGTTGTGGGAGCCATATCTCGTAATTTGCATGAACTTCAAGACCGTCAGGGAAGCTACCTATCAATTTATGATCAGCCAGCTCTCCCCCTCcag GATTCTGTCGTTGAATCACTAAAAGCAGCTGCAGACAGGTTGACCCACTCTACAAACTTTCTAAACTTCTTGGCACAACATGCGCTCATTATGCAAGAAGAGCTACCTACTCCTGTTGAGGAACCAATTGCTGATCGAGGATACCATTTTATGTCACTGCTTCTGAACTTAGCAAACACATTTCTTTATATGGTTAATACGTATATTATTGTCCCAACAGCAGATGACTACTCCATGAGCCTTGGAGCTGCTGCAACTGTTTGTGGCATTGTGATTGGGGCAATGGCTGTTGCACAGGTGTTTTCTTCAGTGTATTTCAGTGCGTGGTCAAATAGATCATACTTCAGACCTCTTGTATTTAGCAGTATTGTTCTTTTTGTGGGGAATGCCATGTATGCATTAGCCTATGATCTTAATTCCATAACAGTTCTTTTGGTTGGCCGTCTTTTGTGTGG ATTCGGTTCTGCTAGAGCTGTTAACAGGCGTTACATCAGTGATTGTGTACCTCTGAAAATTCGCATGCAGGCATCAGCTGGTTTTGTTAGTGCTAGTGCTCTTGGAATGGCTTGTGGTCCGGCACTCGCTGGCTTACTTCAAACAAATTTTAAGATTTACAAGTTCACATTCAATCAAGATACATTGCCTGGTTGGGTTATGGCTTTTGCTTGGCTTATATATTTAGTATGGTGTTGGATTTCATTTCGAGAGCCTTTACATGAGGTGGAAGAGATGCATACAGCGCAGGAATCTAGTACTG AAACAGTGCAAAATAATGCTCTAGAGGAAGGTCTTAAACAACCATTGCTCTTGAATTCTGAAGACAAtcacaaagatgaaaatgatgaCCAAGAATTTGATGGAAGTGATGAAGCTGCTGAAGACTCTCGCCTGGCAGCTACCTCTATTAGATCAGCATATAGACTACTTACCCCTTCTGTAAAG GTTCAATTGTTGATATATTTCATGCTCAAATACGCCATGGAGATTCTACTCTCGGAATCTAGTGTTATTACCACGTACTATTTTCAGTGGTCTACAAGCACTGTCTCAGTTTTTCTTGCATGTCTTGGCCTAACAGTGCTTCCCGTAAACATTGTTGTTGGAAGCTATATTAGCAATATGTTTGAAGACAG GCAAATCTTGTTGGCATCTGAAATTATGGTTTTTGTTGGCATACTCCTGAGCTTCCACATAATAATTCCATATTCAGTACCGCAATATGTATGCTCAGGACTCATCATGTTTGTTTCTGCTGAAGTTCTTGAAG GTGTGAACTTGTCGCTCCTGTCTCGAGTCATGTCATCAAGGCTTTCCCGTGGAACCTACAACGGTGGGCTACTCTCGACAGAAGCTGGAACAATAGCTCGTGTGATTGCCGATGCCACAATAACCGTGGCCGGATACTTGGGCCAGAGTAGGCTCTTGAACATCACCCTACTTCCTTCACTCTTAATTTGCATGGCATCCATTGTTGCTACCTGTTATACctacaactctctctattga